From Solwaraspora sp. WMMD1047, the proteins below share one genomic window:
- a CDS encoding HNH endonuclease: MKAFVGVTDGNWHRFLAARPHLDEVNFWRPSGGGFHALQIGEPFLFKSKYPQNRIVGGGFFSGATKLPISRAWQILGEANGMASLEEMRSSIARYRRLPLGPNDDPDIGCIFVRDVKFFTDGATADPPPDFSSNLTQGKTYDLSTGGYREYFDMLLGWLTGTAVEVDQSEPWHRPGPVYSDPRLSRQRLGQGSFQVAVIEAYQRRCAVTGSRLLPTLQAAHIRSLNKGGEHRIDNGILLRADVHILFDRGYLAISPKKRLMVSTRLREEFGNGTYFYTMEGKSIALPERQVDQPSNKFLEWHLDTVFKA, translated from the coding sequence GTGAAGGCCTTCGTAGGAGTTACGGACGGGAACTGGCATCGCTTCCTCGCGGCACGTCCGCACCTGGACGAAGTCAACTTTTGGCGACCTTCTGGCGGTGGATTTCACGCGCTCCAAATTGGCGAGCCGTTCCTTTTCAAGTCGAAGTATCCGCAGAATCGGATTGTTGGTGGAGGATTCTTTAGCGGAGCAACCAAGCTTCCGATTTCCAGAGCCTGGCAGATCCTTGGCGAGGCCAATGGGATGGCGAGCCTCGAAGAGATGCGCAGCAGTATTGCTAGATACCGCAGACTGCCTCTTGGCCCTAATGACGATCCCGATATTGGCTGCATATTCGTGCGCGATGTCAAGTTCTTCACCGATGGCGCAACAGCCGATCCGCCACCGGATTTCTCGTCCAACCTCACCCAAGGCAAGACCTACGATCTTTCAACCGGAGGTTACCGGGAGTACTTCGACATGCTCCTTGGTTGGTTGACTGGAACGGCAGTTGAAGTCGACCAGAGTGAGCCATGGCACCGCCCTGGCCCGGTCTACAGTGACCCTCGACTCTCACGCCAGCGGCTCGGTCAAGGTTCTTTCCAGGTGGCGGTAATCGAGGCGTACCAGAGGCGATGTGCTGTAACCGGGAGCCGCCTACTGCCAACTCTACAAGCTGCTCACATTCGCTCCCTGAACAAGGGCGGAGAGCATCGAATCGACAACGGCATCTTACTTCGAGCGGATGTACATATCCTTTTCGACCGCGGTTATCTCGCCATAAGCCCGAAGAAGCGGCTGATGGTGAGTACACGACTCCGCGAAGAGTTCGGAAACGGCACCTACTTCTACACGATGGAAGGTAAGAGCATCGCTCTGCCGGAGCGGCAAGTCGATCAACCGAGCAACAAATTCCTTGAGTGGCACCTCGACACCGTCTTCAAAGCATAG
- a CDS encoding HEAT repeat domain-containing protein — translation MPERSEALRIVDWASLVDVYGPAGDLPQFLHAVWSENAGTRRKAYETLARRLVHQGSRFDASAVAAGFLVDVVADPQAPDRFAACQVLRMIAIGDEGYWLIESPDIAAIRRRVARQASMTLQELDRERSMWVAAASEGERRAREWTARYVDVEADRRTEQWDLAAYDAVRSGVAVYVAALRSANPAVRLHAAHLLAWFPEERDQLVPALTRLINEEPEPIVASTACVAAGLCGATENDAELVEALSRRRAGSSRVERWSAVLGSARLSTRPPRPIIEELYACLLEAPEPVPNWPFLSGDMSGLAALTLSRLSPEVALDRVAILARRIAGTESGPERFTLVGALLEAAFPEQAEAGRGCDTEARQTAIRALLDNGVWRDGPMVAMLLAQHDLPTDPEAARGWDQVTKTANLRETGRGACPAPSSAWTQGH, via the coding sequence GTGCCTGAACGCAGTGAAGCGCTACGCATCGTGGACTGGGCATCGCTGGTTGACGTCTACGGGCCGGCTGGTGATCTTCCACAGTTTCTGCACGCAGTCTGGTCGGAAAACGCGGGAACCCGCCGGAAGGCGTACGAGACGCTGGCGCGGCGCCTGGTGCACCAGGGCTCGCGGTTCGACGCGAGTGCCGTCGCCGCCGGGTTCCTCGTCGACGTTGTGGCGGATCCGCAGGCGCCCGACCGGTTCGCAGCCTGCCAGGTGCTGAGGATGATCGCGATTGGCGACGAAGGCTACTGGCTCATCGAGTCGCCGGACATCGCCGCGATTCGGCGTCGGGTAGCCCGCCAGGCCAGCATGACCTTGCAGGAATTGGATCGGGAGCGATCGATGTGGGTCGCCGCCGCCAGCGAGGGTGAACGGCGGGCACGGGAATGGACCGCCCGCTACGTGGATGTGGAGGCCGATCGGCGTACGGAGCAGTGGGATCTGGCGGCGTACGACGCCGTCCGGTCTGGTGTTGCGGTCTACGTGGCGGCGTTGCGCTCGGCCAACCCGGCGGTACGGCTGCACGCGGCGCACCTGTTGGCCTGGTTTCCTGAGGAGCGCGACCAGCTCGTACCCGCCCTGACGCGCCTGATCAACGAGGAACCGGAACCGATTGTGGCGTCGACCGCCTGCGTGGCGGCTGGCCTGTGTGGCGCTACCGAGAACGATGCGGAGTTGGTTGAGGCGTTGTCGCGCAGGCGGGCTGGCTCGAGCCGCGTCGAGCGCTGGTCGGCGGTGCTGGGGTCGGCGCGGCTGTCCACCCGACCGCCGCGTCCGATCATCGAAGAGCTTTACGCCTGTCTGTTGGAGGCGCCCGAACCTGTGCCCAACTGGCCGTTCCTCAGTGGGGACATGTCAGGACTGGCGGCGCTCACCCTGTCGCGGCTGAGTCCCGAGGTCGCGCTGGATCGGGTAGCGATTCTGGCGCGGCGGATCGCCGGCACGGAGTCCGGCCCAGAGCGGTTCACGCTGGTGGGCGCGCTGTTGGAAGCGGCCTTCCCAGAGCAGGCTGAGGCAGGACGGGGGTGCGATACCGAGGCCCGGCAAACGGCGATTCGTGCTTTGTTGGACAACGGCGTCTGGCGGGATGGGCCGATGGTGGCCATGCTTCTCGCCCAGCACGATCTGCCAACCGACCCGGAGGCAGCTCGCGGCTGGGATCAGGTAACGAAGACCGCGAATCTGCGCGAGACGGGGCGGGGCGCATGCCCCGCCCCGTCATCCGCGTGGACGCAAGGCCACTAG
- a CDS encoding RNA polymerase sigma-70 factor, with translation MAGESRQDDHSSSDAGLAGFTSVRPRLFGIAYRMLGSVAEAEDIVQDAWVRWQQADRSAVRNPAAFLTTTTTRLAINAATSARVRRETYPGPWLPEPIDTTADPTLGAERAEALDLAVLLLLERLAPTERAAYVLHEAFDYPYRQIAEVLDTSEANARQLASRARRHLAAERSAPVDRAEHRRLVEAFLAAARGGDLAAFERLLTAEVVARSDGGGRVHAARKELHGVSRVTNFLDNVLRKYWRAAAIRIVPVNGASGLLVPSATGTPQALIVLDASPHGIERLLIVTNPDKLHGYANHA, from the coding sequence GTGGCGGGGGAATCGCGGCAGGACGACCACTCATCCAGCGACGCGGGCCTCGCCGGGTTCACCTCGGTCCGGCCGCGCCTGTTCGGGATCGCGTACCGGATGCTCGGCAGCGTCGCCGAAGCCGAGGACATCGTCCAGGACGCCTGGGTCCGCTGGCAGCAGGCCGACCGGTCGGCGGTCCGCAACCCGGCGGCCTTCCTCACCACCACCACGACCCGGCTCGCGATCAACGCCGCCACCTCCGCCCGGGTACGCCGGGAGACCTACCCCGGCCCGTGGCTGCCGGAGCCGATCGACACCACCGCCGACCCGACACTCGGCGCGGAGCGGGCCGAGGCACTGGACCTGGCCGTCCTGCTGCTGCTGGAACGGCTCGCCCCGACGGAGCGGGCGGCGTACGTCCTGCACGAGGCGTTCGACTACCCGTACCGCCAGATCGCCGAAGTCCTCGACACCTCCGAGGCCAACGCCCGGCAGCTGGCCAGCCGGGCCCGCCGGCACCTGGCCGCCGAGCGGTCCGCGCCGGTCGACCGGGCCGAACACCGGCGGCTGGTCGAGGCATTCCTGGCGGCGGCCCGGGGCGGCGATCTGGCCGCGTTCGAGCGGCTGCTCACCGCGGAGGTGGTCGCCCGGTCGGACGGCGGCGGCCGGGTGCACGCCGCCCGCAAGGAGTTGCACGGCGTGTCGCGGGTGACGAACTTCCTCGACAACGTGCTGCGGAAATACTGGCGTGCCGCGGCGATCCGGATCGTGCCGGTCAACGGCGCTAGCGGCCTGCTGGTGCCCTCCGCGACCGGCACCCCGCAGGCCCTCATCGTCCTGGACGCCTCACCGCACGGCATCGAGCGCCTCCTCATCGTGACCAACCCCGACAAACTTCACGGGTACGCGAACCACGCGTAA
- a CDS encoding DUF6880 family protein has product MAWFTEADLEDLAGERSFSRGQGYVEVVSNLRDLPDGVVATVSGTDRYQVRLYDADGELDGDCNCPYGEEGNFCKHCVAVGLRLLGRERTTGNVRTSGASEVDVRTFIATLGHGELVDLVWQQASDDPAMYQRMLLRALAGAETVDLGLLAEQVERLAVDWIGYGEEDEYAEGADAVIDALAALVPDHAPEVQPLLRRAFCLLCQAAQRSEEHSGAAIESAGAAWDVYLQACEIAPPDPKELGEWFAEFRLAESDSPDVSITDIGDLLGDEGLDAYWAVLETAKAAKPSDWTVRRLRQELIRATGDLDALVACYAEDLSSPQRYVEIARLLLNEGRTADATEWLELGRASVDRWDYHASGLADLLVELYTDAGRTEDVIALLQARFRSEGSVETYRALREAILAADSGRWPHEREQAWSLLRRRADDATLWGSGNVYVRVLLLEDEDEAAWEAISRYRCDPQTRLSVTHRRSATHPAEALTIYLPIIEEAVAQGSGAGYERAADLLVTLRGVFARAGQDFEAEVVRLKSTHSRKRNFLAALRQRGL; this is encoded by the coding sequence ATGGCGTGGTTCACGGAAGCCGACCTCGAAGACCTGGCCGGCGAGCGCTCGTTCAGTCGGGGGCAGGGGTATGTCGAGGTGGTGAGCAACCTGCGGGACCTGCCTGACGGGGTGGTCGCCACCGTGTCGGGCACCGACCGGTACCAGGTCCGGCTCTACGACGCCGACGGTGAGCTGGACGGCGACTGCAATTGCCCGTACGGCGAGGAGGGCAACTTCTGCAAGCACTGCGTCGCCGTCGGCCTGCGGTTGCTGGGTCGGGAACGGACCACCGGCAACGTCCGAACCAGCGGAGCATCCGAGGTCGATGTTCGGACGTTCATCGCCACCCTAGGGCACGGCGAGCTGGTCGATCTGGTGTGGCAGCAGGCCAGCGATGACCCGGCCATGTACCAGCGGATGCTGCTCCGCGCGCTGGCCGGTGCGGAAACCGTCGACCTCGGACTCCTGGCCGAGCAGGTCGAGCGGCTGGCGGTCGACTGGATCGGCTACGGCGAGGAGGACGAGTACGCCGAGGGCGCCGACGCGGTCATCGACGCCCTCGCCGCGCTGGTTCCCGACCATGCGCCCGAGGTGCAACCCCTGCTGCGACGGGCGTTCTGCCTGCTCTGCCAGGCCGCTCAGCGGTCGGAGGAGCACAGCGGCGCCGCGATCGAGTCGGCCGGCGCAGCGTGGGACGTCTACCTCCAGGCGTGCGAGATCGCACCGCCCGACCCGAAGGAACTGGGCGAGTGGTTCGCGGAGTTCCGGCTGGCTGAGTCCGATAGTCCGGACGTCAGCATCACCGACATCGGTGACCTGCTGGGCGACGAGGGCCTGGACGCCTACTGGGCGGTGCTGGAGACCGCCAAGGCCGCCAAGCCGTCGGACTGGACGGTACGCAGGCTGCGGCAGGAGTTGATCCGGGCGACCGGGGATCTCGACGCGCTGGTGGCCTGTTACGCCGAGGATCTGTCCAGCCCACAGCGCTATGTCGAGATCGCGCGGCTGCTGCTGAACGAAGGCCGGACGGCCGACGCGACCGAGTGGTTGGAGCTGGGTCGCGCCAGCGTCGACCGTTGGGACTACCACGCGAGTGGCCTGGCGGATCTGCTGGTGGAGTTGTACACCGACGCCGGCCGTACCGAGGACGTCATCGCGCTGTTGCAGGCACGGTTCCGGTCGGAAGGCAGCGTCGAAACCTACCGGGCACTACGGGAGGCCATTCTCGCTGCGGACTCCGGGCGTTGGCCGCATGAGCGTGAACAGGCATGGTCGCTGCTGCGGCGTAGGGCCGACGACGCCACTCTCTGGGGCTCCGGCAATGTGTACGTGCGCGTGCTGCTGCTGGAGGATGAGGACGAGGCCGCCTGGGAGGCGATCAGCCGGTACCGCTGCGATCCGCAGACCCGCTTGTCGGTCACCCACCGACGGTCGGCGACCCACCCGGCCGAGGCGCTGACGATCTACCTCCCGATCATCGAGGAAGCCGTGGCCCAGGGCAGCGGGGCGGGCTACGAGCGGGCCGCTGACCTGCTGGTCACGCTCAGGGGCGTGTTCGCCCGAGCCGGCCAGGACTTCGAGGCGGAGGTGGTCCGGCTGAAATCGACGCACAGCCGCAAGCGAAACTTCCTCGCCGCACTGCGCCAGCGGGGACTGTGA
- a CDS encoding benzoate/H(+) symporter BenE family transporter yields MGDLARPVVAGLLSAVVGYASSFTLVLAGLQAVGASPAQAASGLLAACLGIGVAGAVLSLRYRMPIAIAWSTPGAALLVGAGPVAGGFSAAVGAFLVCAALTVVAGLVPWLARAIAAIPRPLAGAMLAGIIVPLCTAPVQALVDIPALAVPVIATWAVLLRVARSWAVPGALVAAVAAIVVTGPDAGLGGAELRPALAWTAPTFDLGAVVAIAVPLFLVTMAGQNVPGAAVLASYGYQVPLRPALVTTGLVSAAGAPFGGHQVNLAAITAALTAGAEAHPEPRRRWIATLALAGGQVLLGLGAGVATALVLLSPPVLVIAVAGLALLPALGSSLGNAVADQEMLLPAVVTFVVTASGVAVLGIGAAFWGLLAGLAALLLLRRRRVTTDAALHPDEVPANQQG; encoded by the coding sequence GTGGGAGACCTGGCGCGGCCGGTCGTAGCCGGCCTGCTCAGCGCGGTCGTGGGCTACGCGAGTTCGTTCACGCTCGTGCTCGCCGGGCTGCAGGCCGTGGGCGCCAGCCCTGCCCAGGCCGCCTCGGGTCTGCTCGCCGCCTGCCTCGGCATCGGGGTCGCGGGCGCGGTGCTGAGCCTGCGCTACCGGATGCCCATCGCCATCGCCTGGTCCACGCCGGGCGCGGCCCTGCTGGTCGGGGCCGGGCCGGTGGCGGGCGGCTTCTCCGCGGCCGTCGGCGCCTTCCTGGTCTGCGCGGCGCTGACCGTCGTCGCCGGCCTGGTGCCATGGTTGGCGCGGGCGATCGCGGCCATCCCGCGACCGCTGGCCGGTGCGATGCTCGCCGGCATCATCGTGCCGCTCTGTACCGCCCCGGTCCAGGCACTTGTCGACATCCCGGCGCTGGCCGTACCCGTGATTGCGACCTGGGCCGTCCTGCTGCGCGTCGCGCGGAGTTGGGCCGTGCCCGGCGCGCTGGTCGCGGCCGTTGCCGCCATCGTCGTGACCGGGCCGGACGCGGGGCTCGGCGGCGCTGAGCTGCGGCCCGCGCTGGCCTGGACCGCCCCCACCTTCGACCTCGGGGCCGTCGTGGCCATCGCGGTCCCGCTGTTTCTGGTCACCATGGCGGGTCAGAACGTGCCGGGCGCCGCGGTGCTGGCCAGCTACGGGTACCAGGTGCCGCTGCGGCCCGCGCTGGTCACCACCGGTCTGGTCAGCGCCGCCGGAGCCCCGTTCGGGGGGCACCAGGTCAACCTGGCCGCGATCACCGCCGCGCTGACGGCTGGCGCCGAGGCGCACCCCGAGCCGCGCCGGCGTTGGATCGCCACCCTGGCCCTGGCCGGCGGCCAGGTGCTGCTCGGGCTCGGGGCGGGCGTGGCGACCGCGCTCGTGCTGCTCTCCCCACCCGTCCTGGTGATCGCCGTCGCCGGCCTGGCCCTGCTGCCCGCCCTCGGCTCGTCACTGGGCAACGCCGTCGCCGACCAGGAGATGCTGCTGCCGGCCGTCGTGACGTTCGTCGTCACCGCGTCGGGAGTCGCCGTGCTCGGCATCGGCGCCGCGTTCTGGGGCCTGCTCGCCGGCCTCGCCGCCCTGCTCCTGCTCCGCCGTCGGCGGGTGACGACCGACGCTGCGCTCCACCCGGACGAGGTGCCTGCCAACCAGCAGGGCTAG
- a CDS encoding AAA family ATPase has protein sequence MSIRRLIFGNYRSFREEHEIELAPVTIVLGKNNSGKSALVRVPLVVASGFNNSSPAPLDMARFGVGGVGTTRDLYFDQHTLRRLLRLGISVDGSRPFTMRADLQYVDELGDAVVVSLRIDHPRGDPEQAETVELISTRLLSENRRPAPALDGTLKGPTRHVSPREPEEYEIRATGLPPRVARVPFSGLLPAPGTLAGLQELFELDPGPISYLGPYRKPVFQQCRRTTETPVGLGNQHGGSPATSDPEKDLPDAQLLDLVNDKLTKVVPGWRISGVRRGPLWSPILIRDGSRSQLNLADAGSGLNQVLPILIKCASDELAGAGRMASLQIVEAPEAHLHPAAHAELADLYLAVARETGTRLLVETHSETLLLRLRRRVAEGANGISPEDIAIYVVEQSDGVSCVRRVGLDSLGNLDDAWPHGYFSQDYHEVRELARAQLEKVGDAP, from the coding sequence ATGTCAATTCGACGGCTGATCTTTGGAAACTACCGGTCGTTTCGCGAAGAGCACGAGATTGAACTGGCGCCGGTCACGATCGTGCTCGGCAAGAACAACTCGGGCAAGAGCGCACTGGTTCGCGTCCCGCTCGTAGTCGCCTCCGGCTTCAACAACAGCTCACCGGCTCCGCTGGACATGGCCCGCTTTGGCGTGGGCGGCGTGGGCACTACCCGGGACCTCTACTTTGATCAGCACACCTTGAGACGCCTACTCCGGCTGGGTATCAGTGTGGACGGATCACGGCCCTTTACTATGCGCGCGGACCTCCAGTACGTCGACGAGTTGGGTGATGCAGTCGTCGTTTCGCTCCGCATCGACCATCCGCGAGGGGATCCTGAGCAGGCCGAAACGGTGGAACTGATCTCCACGCGGCTACTCAGTGAGAATAGGAGGCCCGCACCAGCCCTCGACGGCACTCTGAAAGGTCCGACGAGACATGTCTCGCCGAGGGAGCCCGAGGAGTACGAGATCCGCGCTACTGGTCTGCCTCCCCGCGTGGCTCGGGTTCCATTTTCCGGACTGCTTCCGGCTCCTGGAACCTTGGCGGGATTGCAAGAGCTATTCGAACTAGACCCTGGTCCGATCAGCTATCTGGGACCATACCGGAAGCCGGTGTTTCAACAGTGTAGGCGAACGACCGAGACCCCGGTCGGATTAGGTAATCAGCACGGAGGGTCGCCCGCCACGAGCGATCCTGAAAAGGATCTCCCGGATGCTCAACTGCTTGACCTGGTGAATGATAAGTTGACAAAAGTCGTGCCGGGATGGCGCATCAGCGGGGTTCGGCGCGGGCCACTCTGGTCCCCAATCTTGATCCGTGACGGCTCTCGGTCTCAGCTCAATCTCGCTGACGCGGGTAGTGGCCTCAATCAGGTCCTGCCGATTCTAATCAAATGCGCGTCTGACGAGTTGGCCGGTGCCGGCAGGATGGCTTCTTTGCAGATCGTTGAAGCGCCGGAGGCGCATCTGCATCCTGCGGCTCATGCCGAGCTGGCCGACCTCTACTTGGCGGTCGCCCGAGAGACCGGAACCCGGCTGCTCGTTGAAACGCACAGTGAGACGCTGCTACTGCGGTTGCGTCGCCGAGTTGCCGAAGGAGCTAACGGTATAAGTCCGGAGGACATTGCAATCTACGTTGTGGAGCAGAGCGACGGAGTTTCGTGTGTCCGTCGGGTTGGTCTCGACAGCCTCGGCAATCTGGACGACGCTTGGCCACACGGCTACTTCTCGCAGGACTACCACGAGGTGCGGGAGCTCGCTCGCGCCCAACTGGAGAAGGTCGGCGATGCGCCCTAA
- a CDS encoding SDR family oxidoreductase, with protein sequence MKIVVIGGSGLIGSRVVAGLAGQGHQAVAASPSTGVNSVTGEGLAEAFAGTDVVVDVTNSPSFAPDAVREFFETSTGNLLAAEAKTRVGHHVALSVVGADRVPDSGYLRAKVAQEALIAAGPVPYSIVRATQFFEFIGAIADTATQETKVHVPPVSFQPIAADDVAAAVAEVAIGTPVNGIVDVAGPDRFRFDEVIREILASNGDPREVVTDPTARYFGALLGNDSLVPIGTARTGEVRLAQWLDSQGKGR encoded by the coding sequence ATGAAGATCGTCGTCATCGGGGGTAGCGGGCTGATCGGCAGCAGGGTCGTGGCCGGCCTCGCCGGGCAGGGTCATCAGGCGGTCGCGGCCTCGCCGAGTACCGGGGTCAACTCGGTGACCGGTGAAGGACTGGCCGAGGCGTTCGCCGGCACCGACGTGGTGGTGGACGTGACCAACTCGCCGTCGTTCGCGCCGGACGCGGTACGGGAGTTCTTCGAGACCTCCACCGGGAACCTGCTCGCCGCCGAGGCGAAGACCAGGGTGGGTCACCACGTGGCCCTCTCGGTGGTCGGGGCGGACCGGGTGCCGGACAGCGGCTACCTGCGGGCGAAGGTCGCGCAGGAGGCGCTGATCGCCGCCGGTCCGGTCCCCTACTCGATCGTCCGCGCCACCCAGTTCTTCGAGTTCATCGGCGCCATCGCCGACACCGCCACCCAGGAGACCAAGGTTCACGTGCCGCCGGTCTCGTTCCAGCCGATCGCCGCCGACGACGTCGCCGCCGCCGTCGCGGAGGTCGCAATCGGTACGCCGGTCAACGGCATCGTCGACGTGGCCGGTCCCGACCGGTTCCGGTTCGACGAGGTGATCCGCGAGATTCTCGCCAGCAACGGCGACCCCCGCGAGGTGGTGACCGACCCGACCGCCCGGTACTTCGGCGCCCTGCTGGGCAACGACTCGCTGGTCCCGATCGGCACGGCCCGCACCGGCGAAGTCCGACTCGCCCAGTGGCTCGACTCGCAAGGCAAAGGCCGGTAG
- a CDS encoding helix-turn-helix transcriptional regulator, with product MSARPTSPQQHGPAVGRRLRELREARDLTLSELARQAGVGKATLSGLENGTRDPRLETLYAIAAALGVPMSALTLERGAPASAAAPVRGEAVMSTLLEVFEEPAATYELFALRIITDVEQVSPAHPAGVTEHLTVFCGHARVGPIDAPLSAGPGEHVSWTADTPHLYATAGPVAVEATLLIRTPSAG from the coding sequence ATGAGCGCGCGTCCGACAAGCCCCCAGCAGCACGGGCCGGCGGTGGGTCGGCGGTTGCGCGAACTCCGTGAGGCGCGGGACCTGACCCTCTCCGAGTTGGCCCGCCAGGCCGGGGTGGGCAAGGCGACCCTGTCGGGGCTGGAGAACGGCACCCGTGACCCCCGGCTGGAGACCCTCTACGCGATCGCCGCCGCGCTCGGCGTACCCATGAGTGCTTTGACGCTGGAGCGCGGCGCCCCCGCCTCGGCCGCCGCGCCGGTGCGCGGGGAGGCGGTGATGTCGACGCTGCTGGAGGTCTTCGAGGAGCCGGCCGCCACGTACGAGTTGTTCGCGCTGCGCATCATCACCGACGTCGAACAGGTCTCTCCCGCCCACCCGGCCGGCGTGACGGAACACCTCACCGTCTTCTGCGGCCACGCCCGGGTCGGCCCGATCGACGCACCGCTGTCGGCGGGGCCGGGCGAGCACGTCTCCTGGACAGCCGACACCCCACACCTGTACGCCACCGCCGGCCCCGTGGCGGTTGAGGCGACGCTGCTGATCCGTACGCCATCCGCTGGTTGA
- a CDS encoding winged helix-turn-helix domain-containing protein yields MPTGPAEYRRIADEITAKIKSGELPNGTKLPSTKELADQFDVSVATAYRAVSILHERNLVHGQQGRGVYVKAESSE; encoded by the coding sequence ATGCCCACAGGACCTGCCGAATACAGACGGATCGCGGACGAGATCACCGCAAAGATCAAGAGCGGAGAGCTGCCGAACGGCACGAAGCTGCCCAGCACCAAGGAACTGGCCGACCAGTTCGACGTGAGCGTGGCGACCGCCTACCGCGCCGTCTCGATCTTGCACGAGCGCAACCTCGTCCACGGCCAGCAAGGCCGAGGTGTCTACGTCAAAGCCGAGTCCTCCGAATAG